Proteins encoded by one window of Acetivibrio thermocellus ATCC 27405:
- a CDS encoding thiamine phosphate synthase → MGLDNLYRVLDANVNRTSEGLRVLEDLARFCYNDRLLSKRIKELRHSVRKNIAGLVPNLISSRDSVNDVGLKTSMEMDIDRKASLLDLARANFKRVQEALRTVEESLKVLNENDLSKFYESCRFETYSIEKEYFKVLTFENKKGRLNEIITGLYCITSEEHSKGRSNIEVVEKMIKAGVKIIQYREKKKSLLEKYNECKKIREMTLDSGVTFIVNDNIDIAMMVKADGVHIGQDDLPIEKVRELVGDEMIIGISTHSPTQAEDAVRRGADYIGVGPLYRTYTKEDVCEPVGLEYLDYVVKNINIPYVAIGGIKEHNMDEVLARGARCIAMVTEIVGADDIEEKISKVKSKFSRGVL, encoded by the coding sequence ATGGGATTGGACAATCTTTACAGAGTGCTGGATGCCAATGTCAACAGGACATCGGAAGGGCTTAGGGTTTTGGAGGATTTGGCAAGATTCTGTTATAATGACAGACTGCTTTCAAAGAGGATTAAGGAACTAAGACACAGTGTAAGAAAGAATATTGCAGGATTGGTTCCAAACCTTATAAGCAGCAGGGATTCGGTGAATGATGTGGGTTTAAAAACGTCAATGGAGATGGATATCGACCGAAAAGCCTCACTTTTGGATCTTGCCCGGGCAAATTTCAAGCGGGTTCAGGAAGCTTTGAGGACTGTGGAGGAAAGCCTTAAAGTTTTGAATGAAAATGACCTTTCCAAGTTTTATGAAAGTTGCAGGTTTGAAACGTACAGCATTGAGAAGGAATATTTTAAAGTTTTGACTTTCGAAAATAAGAAAGGCAGATTGAATGAAATAATAACCGGTCTTTATTGTATTACATCGGAAGAACACTCCAAAGGGCGCAGTAATATTGAGGTTGTGGAGAAAATGATAAAGGCCGGGGTAAAGATAATTCAATACAGGGAAAAAAAGAAGAGTCTTTTGGAAAAATACAACGAATGCAAAAAAATAAGGGAAATGACCTTAGATTCGGGCGTTACATTTATCGTAAACGACAACATTGATATTGCAATGATGGTAAAGGCCGACGGAGTACATATAGGTCAGGATGATCTTCCCATAGAAAAAGTAAGAGAGCTTGTGGGGGATGAGATGATTATCGGGATATCCACCCATTCTCCAACGCAGGCGGAAGACGCGGTAAGACGCGGAGCTGATTATATAGGAGTGGGTCCTCTTTACAGAACATATACAAAGGAGGATGTCTGCGAACCTGTAGGGCTTGAGTACCTTGACTATGTTGTGAAGAACATAAATATTCCCTATGTTGCCATAGGTGGCATAAAGGAACACAACATGGATGAGGTTTTGGCCCGGGGAGCCCGGTGTATAGCCATGGTTACAGAGATTGTGGGCGCGGATGACATAGAAGAAAAAATTTCCAAAGTAAAATCAAAATTTTCGAGAGGGGTTTTATAA
- the thiC gene encoding phosphomethylpyrimidine synthase ThiC codes for MYTTQMDAAKKGIITDEMRIVAEKEGVHVEKLRELVASGKVVIPANKNHKKLEPQGIGEGLRTKINVNIGISKDCCNFEMELEKAKKAIELKAEAIMDLSSYGKTREFRRKLVEMSPVMIGTVPVYDAVGFYEKDLKDISAEEFFEVVEKHAEDGVDFMTIHAGINRETAKRFKENGRLTNIVSRGGSLIFAWMELTGNENPFYEQYDRLLQIFEKYDVTISLGDALRPGSINDSTDASQIQELIVLGELTKRAWEKNVQVMIEGPGHMAINEIAPNMVLEKKLCHGAPFYVLGPIVTDIAPGYDHITSAIGGAIAAANGADFLCYVTPAEHLRLPDIDDMKEGIIAARIAAHAADIAKGIKGAREWDYQMSEARRNLDWNRMFELAIDREKAERYRKSSMPEDEDTCTMCGRMCAVKNTNKALKGEKINIL; via the coding sequence ATGTATACAACTCAGATGGATGCAGCCAAAAAAGGAATAATAACCGATGAAATGAGAATAGTGGCCGAAAAAGAGGGTGTGCATGTTGAGAAGTTGCGAGAGCTTGTTGCATCAGGCAAAGTGGTCATACCGGCCAATAAAAACCACAAAAAACTTGAGCCTCAAGGAATAGGAGAAGGTTTAAGAACAAAAATCAATGTTAATATCGGAATATCGAAGGACTGCTGCAATTTTGAGATGGAGTTGGAAAAGGCAAAAAAGGCAATTGAGCTTAAAGCCGAGGCGATAATGGATTTAAGTTCCTACGGAAAGACAAGGGAGTTTAGGCGAAAGCTTGTGGAAATGTCTCCTGTAATGATAGGTACTGTGCCGGTATATGACGCGGTGGGGTTTTATGAAAAAGACCTTAAAGATATTAGCGCTGAAGAATTTTTCGAAGTGGTGGAAAAGCATGCCGAAGACGGTGTGGACTTTATGACAATTCATGCCGGCATAAACCGGGAGACCGCAAAGAGATTTAAGGAAAACGGCAGACTTACCAATATCGTATCCAGAGGGGGTTCTTTGATATTTGCATGGATGGAGCTTACGGGAAATGAAAATCCCTTCTATGAGCAGTATGACAGGCTGCTTCAAATATTTGAAAAGTATGATGTCACCATAAGTCTTGGGGATGCATTAAGGCCGGGAAGCATAAATGATTCCACCGATGCGTCGCAAATACAGGAACTTATTGTTTTGGGAGAGCTTACCAAAAGAGCATGGGAGAAGAACGTACAGGTTATGATTGAAGGACCGGGGCATATGGCCATAAATGAAATTGCCCCAAACATGGTTTTGGAAAAAAAGCTTTGTCACGGTGCACCTTTCTATGTTTTAGGACCGATTGTCACGGACATTGCACCGGGATACGACCACATAACCAGTGCTATTGGAGGAGCCATTGCGGCTGCAAACGGTGCGGATTTTCTGTGTTATGTCACTCCCGCGGAGCATTTGAGGCTTCCTGACATAGATGACATGAAAGAAGGAATTATAGCAGCCAGAATTGCGGCCCATGCCGCAGATATAGCGAAAGGAATCAAAGGAGCAAGGGAATGGGACTACCAAATGAGCGAGGCAAGGAGAAACCTTGACTGGAACAGGATGTTTGAGCTTGCAATAGACAGGGAAAAAGCGGAAAGATACCGCAAAAGCTCGATGCCTGAAGATGAAGACACCTGTACCATGTGCGGCAGAATGTGCGCAGTCAAAAACACAAACAAAGCCCTTAAGGGTGAAAAAATAAATATTCTTTAA
- a CDS encoding GNAT family N-acetyltransferase yields MYPLNIDGEELYLRDLKINDLPNLLKWYNNIDDFSLATGVYKPITLKEILERYFKCQSSSKDFFAGIYIRKSGEMIGVLKGWLDCEKDLSAWINSIIIDPGFQRKGYGSKTVNLFIRHVKECCNVKRVYLSVAEENFKGMSFWKQQSFREVKKISKDRDSVSKCKSIVIMCREI; encoded by the coding sequence ATGTATCCTTTGAATATTGACGGTGAAGAGTTGTACCTTAGGGACTTGAAAATAAATGATTTGCCGAATTTGTTGAAATGGTACAACAATATTGATGATTTTTCACTTGCAACGGGTGTTTACAAGCCCATAACTCTAAAGGAAATACTGGAAAGATATTTTAAATGTCAGTCTTCATCTAAAGATTTCTTTGCCGGAATATACATACGTAAATCAGGTGAAATGATCGGCGTTCTGAAAGGCTGGTTAGATTGTGAGAAGGATTTATCCGCATGGATTAATTCCATAATAATAGACCCGGGCTTTCAGAGGAAAGGGTACGGAAGCAAGACGGTAAATCTGTTTATCCGGCATGTAAAGGAATGTTGCAATGTAAAGAGAGTGTATCTTTCGGTGGCAGAAGAAAACTTCAAAGGAATGAGTTTTTGGAAGCAGCAGAGTTTTAGAGAAGTGAAAAAGATAAGCAAAGATAGGGATTCTGTGAGTAAATGCAAGAGCATAGTGATAATGTGCAGAGAAATATAA
- a CDS encoding C40 family peptidase has product MLKFNKVFMYITASALSVSLWTCTSFAQQNKTGVTTASMLNMRENPSTSTKIIDQIPNGTKVDIIETSNGWYKISYNGKTGWVYGSYVKVTETPKLTVTDETILATLNKGSTGNSSTNSSTNNSAVNNSSSQVVDETIQKPAQNAASGENTENTVVKTGIVKASALNVRQGPGTSYSIINQLSNGAKVNIIKEESGWYQIKLANGSTGWVSGTYVNVNTTIASRGGLSENSAPAASNNSDVSGVRQQVVEYAKKFLGVKYVYGGNSPSQGFDCSGFVKYVFSNFGINLERVAASQAKQGTWVSKDQLLPGDLVFFDTDGGHNYINHSGIYIGDGKFIHASSGSGKKSVVISDLTSGFYANTYMTARRVLN; this is encoded by the coding sequence ATGTTAAAGTTTAACAAGGTTTTCATGTACATAACTGCTTCGGCTTTGTCTGTTTCTTTATGGACATGTACTTCTTTTGCACAGCAGAACAAAACGGGAGTAACTACTGCAAGCATGCTTAATATGCGTGAAAATCCCAGCACTTCGACGAAAATCATAGACCAAATTCCAAATGGAACCAAGGTTGATATAATAGAAACTTCAAACGGTTGGTATAAAATTTCGTACAATGGCAAGACAGGATGGGTTTACGGTTCTTATGTTAAAGTAACGGAGACACCAAAACTGACTGTGACGGATGAAACGATATTGGCGACTTTGAATAAAGGTTCTACCGGTAATTCTTCAACCAATTCTTCTACAAATAATTCTGCTGTCAACAATTCTTCCAGTCAAGTGGTCGATGAAACCATTCAAAAACCTGCTCAAAATGCTGCATCCGGAGAAAACACTGAAAATACCGTTGTAAAAACAGGAATTGTGAAAGCTTCGGCTCTGAATGTAAGGCAGGGACCGGGTACTTCCTATAGTATTATTAATCAGCTTTCAAACGGCGCAAAGGTAAATATAATAAAAGAAGAGTCCGGCTGGTATCAAATCAAGCTGGCAAACGGTTCTACAGGTTGGGTTTCAGGTACATATGTGAATGTCAATACTACCATTGCTTCAAGAGGAGGACTTTCTGAAAATTCAGCTCCGGCAGCTTCAAATAACAGCGATGTGTCCGGTGTGAGACAGCAGGTTGTTGAATATGCCAAGAAATTTTTAGGAGTCAAATATGTATATGGAGGAAATTCGCCTTCTCAGGGATTTGACTGTTCCGGTTTTGTAAAATATGTGTTCAGCAATTTTGGTATTAATCTTGAAAGGGTTGCCGCAAGTCAGGCAAAGCAGGGTACATGGGTTTCCAAGGATCAATTGCTGCCCGGCGACCTCGTATTTTTCGATACCGACGGAGGACATAATTATATTAACCATTCCGGCATATACATAGGAGATGGAAAGTTTATTCATGCATCATCGGGAAGCGGCAAGAAGAGTGTTGTTATAAGTGACCTTACGAGCGGGTTTTATGCCAACACTTATATGACCGCGAGAAGAGTTTTAAATTAA
- a CDS encoding DNA internalization-related competence protein ComEC/Rec2, with protein sequence MKRPLVCFSLSLMAGILCTNLTHSYLFAFLSCVVIGVIAFILLKNKDNAKFIVGGIVLFYFIGAVYYLYGYNRNLHKFEEFAGKNVVIRGYIDSAPEIKGSTIRYVLKTEEIRLKEDSNQEKKIRGKILLSVQKSDEVPLFEYGREIKISGKISIPKGRTNPGGFDYRKYLNHSGISATVFVVGRNIYPQKNVKGNIFVKAGLSIRERIVNVINQSLPPQQAGLLSGMLIGYREGLSEEVEEAFSNSGLTHLMAVSGANVAFIMLPLVFIFKKLRFRQNIYNIIIIGILLLFTFITGFEPSVLRAVIMAIVILVGQILKRETDIFTSIAFAAILLLLLNPGNLFNIGFQLSFAATISLVLFYTNLKNMLNFGFLPEFITDVLASTLAAQIGVLPITVFYFNKISLISVLSNLIVAPVVEFITIMGSLMAVLGQIHIIFSVLIGYCNNALLSFVLFVTKTTAELPYSVITVSTPSVVLVIIYYIFILFLFWYKPKYKVKLNLKYCVLAGAVSVALIAVSFLWPKGMEVVFLDVGQGDGAFIRTCSGKTILIDGGPESAGENAVVPFLLDYGVTEIDLVVVSHGHDDHYKGLLPVLENFKVRTLIIPDVDTDEGLLDAIEIARKRKISVEKCEKDDVITLDKKTYIEVLHPREGIYFNESGINNSSLVLKLNFKDVSILFTGDIEKEAERLLCEDEVNLDADVLKVAHHGSSTSSTEEFLDSVTPDVAVISVGKNNFGHPSEEVLQRMESKGIYVLRTDISGAVVLKTYGEKIRIRPTVP encoded by the coding sequence ATGAAAAGACCGCTGGTTTGTTTTAGTCTGTCTCTTATGGCCGGAATTTTATGCACCAATTTAACCCATTCATACTTGTTTGCTTTTTTGTCCTGTGTGGTAATTGGTGTTATTGCGTTTATTCTATTAAAGAACAAGGATAACGCCAAATTTATAGTTGGCGGAATTGTTCTGTTTTACTTTATTGGTGCGGTATATTACTTATACGGCTACAACCGGAACCTTCATAAATTTGAAGAGTTTGCCGGGAAAAATGTTGTAATAAGGGGATATATTGATTCGGCGCCGGAAATTAAAGGGTCAACAATCAGATATGTACTAAAGACGGAGGAAATTCGGCTAAAAGAGGATTCAAACCAGGAAAAGAAGATTCGGGGAAAAATTTTACTTTCCGTGCAGAAAAGCGATGAAGTTCCGCTTTTTGAATATGGAAGGGAAATAAAAATATCGGGTAAAATAAGTATTCCTAAAGGCAGAACCAATCCCGGGGGATTTGATTACAGGAAGTATCTCAACCACTCCGGGATTTCCGCCACTGTTTTTGTTGTCGGCAGAAATATATACCCGCAGAAAAACGTAAAAGGCAATATATTTGTCAAAGCAGGCCTAAGTATAAGAGAAAGGATTGTAAATGTAATAAACCAGAGCCTTCCGCCTCAGCAGGCGGGACTACTTAGCGGCATGTTGATAGGCTACAGGGAAGGACTTTCCGAGGAAGTGGAAGAAGCTTTCAGCAATTCCGGGCTGACTCATTTAATGGCGGTCTCAGGAGCAAACGTTGCTTTTATCATGCTTCCTCTTGTCTTTATATTTAAAAAACTTAGGTTTAGGCAAAACATCTACAACATTATAATCATTGGTATCCTCTTGTTGTTTACCTTTATTACAGGATTTGAACCGTCAGTCCTGCGTGCGGTAATAATGGCGATAGTTATCCTCGTGGGGCAGATTTTAAAAAGGGAGACGGATATTTTTACCAGCATTGCCTTTGCTGCAATTCTGCTTCTTTTATTAAATCCCGGAAACCTTTTTAACATAGGGTTTCAATTGTCCTTTGCAGCAACAATTTCACTGGTTTTGTTCTATACCAATTTAAAAAACATGTTAAATTTCGGCTTTCTTCCGGAATTTATAACCGATGTGCTGGCGTCTACACTGGCGGCTCAAATAGGAGTATTGCCGATAACGGTGTTTTATTTTAATAAAATATCTCTTATATCGGTTTTGTCAAACCTCATAGTTGCACCAGTAGTGGAATTTATTACAATTATGGGGTCCTTGATGGCTGTTTTGGGACAAATACATATAATCTTCTCCGTATTGATAGGTTATTGCAACAACGCTCTTTTAAGTTTTGTGCTCTTTGTCACAAAAACGACGGCAGAGCTGCCTTATTCGGTTATAACCGTTTCAACGCCTTCTGTTGTTTTAGTGATAATTTATTATATTTTTATATTGTTTTTATTTTGGTACAAGCCTAAATACAAGGTAAAACTAAACTTAAAGTATTGCGTATTGGCAGGGGCTGTATCTGTAGCGTTGATAGCGGTTAGCTTCCTCTGGCCTAAAGGAATGGAAGTGGTGTTTTTGGACGTTGGGCAGGGGGATGGTGCTTTTATCAGAACATGCAGCGGCAAGACTATTTTGATTGACGGTGGTCCGGAAAGTGCTGGAGAAAACGCTGTTGTACCGTTTTTATTGGATTATGGTGTGACAGAAATTGACCTGGTGGTTGTAAGCCATGGACATGACGACCATTATAAAGGGCTTTTGCCCGTACTTGAAAACTTCAAGGTGAGAACTCTTATAATTCCCGACGTTGATACTGATGAAGGACTGCTGGATGCAATTGAAATTGCCCGAAAAAGAAAAATTTCGGTGGAAAAGTGTGAAAAGGACGATGTAATTACCCTTGACAAAAAAACGTATATTGAGGTTTTGCATCCAAGGGAAGGGATTTATTTCAATGAGTCCGGCATAAACAACAGTTCTTTGGTGTTAAAACTCAATTTCAAAGATGTGAGCATACTGTTTACGGGAGATATTGAAAAAGAGGCCGAAAGGCTGCTTTGTGAGGATGAGGTAAATCTCGATGCGGATGTGTTGAAAGTGGCGCACCATGGCTCTTCTACATCTTCCACGGAGGAATTTTTGGACAGTGTTACTCCCGATGTGGCTGTTATAAGCGTGGGTAAAAACAATTTCGGGCATCCTTCCGAAGAAGTTCTTCAGCGTATGGAATCAAAGGGTATATATGTCTTAAGAACCGATATATCCGGGGCCGTAGTACTGAAAACTTATGGGGAAAAGATTAGGATAAGACCAACCGTACCGTAA
- a CDS encoding M42 family metallopeptidase, protein MDYINILKDLSTYPGVSGQEDKLSGYIAKLFEKYCDSVEIDEFYNVIGIKKGIGGSGGRRIMVTAHLDEIGLMVKSIDEKGFITVSNIGGVDSKVLLAQEVVIHGKKEIYGIIGAKPPHLLTPEEIKKAVKMEDLVIDTGLSAEEVRKYVSVGDIVTFKVEPLVLQNNRFSSKSLDNRAGVVALLDIMENLTLLNHKDDVWFVATVQEEVGLRGANIAAYNINPDLAIVIDVCHGQIPGTPKESVFPVGKGPAVAVGPNLHRKYTKKMIELAKEENIPYQIDVEPGDTGTEAWAVQVSREGIPTLLVSIPLKYMHTVIETLSIDDIKNTGRLIARFISMTGNEMEEGLC, encoded by the coding sequence ATGGACTATATAAATATATTAAAGGATTTAAGTACATATCCCGGGGTATCCGGGCAGGAAGACAAGCTTTCCGGGTACATTGCAAAGCTGTTTGAAAAATACTGTGACAGTGTGGAAATAGATGAATTCTACAATGTTATCGGGATAAAAAAGGGCATAGGCGGTTCCGGAGGCAGAAGGATTATGGTTACAGCCCATCTTGACGAAATAGGTTTGATGGTAAAAAGTATTGACGAAAAGGGGTTTATCACTGTCTCAAACATTGGGGGTGTGGACAGCAAGGTCCTTCTGGCCCAGGAAGTTGTAATTCATGGAAAGAAAGAGATATATGGCATTATAGGCGCAAAGCCTCCGCACCTTTTGACTCCGGAAGAGATAAAAAAGGCGGTTAAGATGGAGGACTTGGTTATAGATACGGGGCTTTCTGCAGAAGAAGTGAGAAAATATGTATCTGTGGGAGATATTGTGACTTTTAAGGTCGAGCCGTTAGTCCTTCAGAACAACAGATTTAGTTCAAAGTCTCTGGACAACCGGGCGGGAGTTGTTGCTTTGCTGGACATAATGGAAAATTTGACTTTGCTCAATCACAAAGATGATGTATGGTTTGTGGCTACGGTTCAGGAAGAAGTGGGGCTTAGGGGAGCCAATATTGCCGCCTATAATATAAACCCGGATTTGGCAATAGTGATTGATGTCTGCCACGGCCAGATACCCGGCACACCGAAGGAATCGGTGTTTCCTGTAGGTAAAGGTCCGGCTGTCGCCGTCGGTCCGAATCTTCATAGAAAATACACAAAAAAGATGATTGAGCTTGCCAAAGAGGAAAATATACCTTACCAGATAGATGTGGAGCCCGGGGACACCGGTACCGAGGCTTGGGCCGTACAGGTTTCAAGAGAGGGAATTCCGACGCTTTTGGTTTCAATTCCTCTAAAGTACATGCATACGGTAATAGAAACTTTAAGCATAGATGATATAAAAAATACCGGAAGACTGATTGCAAGATTTATTTCAATGACAGGAAACGAAATGGAGGAAGGACTGTGCTGA
- a CDS encoding M42 family metallopeptidase, protein MLIKELTELNGVSGNEDEVRKFIKEEAQKYADSITEDSMGNLICYKKGGSSKYRVMLSAHMDEVGFMVTGYDDGLIKFASIGGIDERILPGKRVLVGEKRIPGVIGSKPIHLQEKAERGNNIKLKNMYIDIGAEKKEEAEKLAPLGEYIAFYSMYTEFGDGCIKAKALDDRVGCAILLEILKERYGFDLYVCFTVQEEIGLRGAGVAAFRVNPDIAIVVEGTTCSDVPGAREHEYSTVMGNGAALTIMDRTSYSNKKLVDFMYKTAKDKNIPVQYKQTATGGNDAGKIQLTREGVVVASVSVPCRYIHSPVSVMNRRDYESCLNLVKAVLEEFDNNESLIESFKLHNVK, encoded by the coding sequence GTGCTGATAAAAGAATTGACGGAGTTAAACGGGGTATCCGGAAATGAGGATGAGGTAAGAAAATTTATAAAAGAAGAGGCGCAAAAGTATGCAGACAGCATAACCGAGGACTCAATGGGAAATTTGATTTGCTATAAAAAAGGCGGATCCTCAAAATACCGCGTAATGTTGTCCGCCCACATGGACGAGGTCGGATTTATGGTAACGGGGTATGATGACGGTCTGATCAAATTTGCAAGTATTGGTGGAATAGATGAGAGAATACTTCCGGGAAAGAGGGTTTTGGTCGGGGAAAAGCGGATTCCCGGTGTTATAGGTTCAAAGCCCATTCATCTGCAGGAAAAGGCTGAAAGGGGAAATAATATCAAGCTGAAAAACATGTATATAGACATAGGTGCCGAAAAAAAGGAAGAAGCCGAAAAACTTGCTCCTTTAGGTGAATACATAGCCTTTTACAGCATGTATACTGAGTTTGGTGACGGCTGTATAAAGGCAAAGGCTTTGGATGACCGTGTCGGTTGTGCCATACTTCTTGAAATATTGAAAGAGAGGTATGGATTTGATTTGTATGTATGCTTTACCGTTCAGGAGGAGATAGGATTAAGAGGCGCAGGCGTTGCTGCGTTCAGGGTAAATCCTGATATTGCAATTGTTGTTGAAGGAACCACCTGCTCTGATGTGCCGGGAGCCCGCGAACATGAGTATTCAACGGTAATGGGAAATGGAGCGGCACTAACTATAATGGACAGAACTTCCTATTCCAATAAAAAGCTGGTTGACTTTATGTACAAGACGGCGAAAGATAAAAACATACCGGTCCAGTACAAGCAAACCGCAACCGGCGGAAATGATGCCGGAAAGATACAGTTAACCCGTGAGGGAGTTGTGGTGGCATCGGTATCTGTTCCCTGCAGGTATATACATTCCCCTGTGTCGGTAATGAACCGAAGAGACTATGAAAGTTGCTTGAATCTCGTAAAAGCTGTGCTGGAGGAGTTTGACAACAATGAGAGCTTAATTGAAAGTTTTAAATTGCACAATGTGAAGTAA
- a CDS encoding M42 family metallopeptidase: MFDLLKKFTGIVGVSGNEEEIREAIIEEIKECVDEIKVDTLGNLIAVKKGKGKKIMVAAHMDEIGVMVTYIDDKGFLRFSAVGGVSRYDCIGQRVKFKNGVVGAVYYEEKLEDMKNLQLSKMYIDIGARSREEALKMVNIGDVACFVGDAVLQGDTVISKALDNRSGCAVVVKAIKELKKTDNEIYFVFTVQEEVGLRGAKTAAFSIKPDIAIAVDVTMTGDTPESHPMEVKCGGGPAIKVKDRSVICHPEVRKLLEESAKRNNIPYQLEILEAGGSDPGSIHLTAGGIPSGAISIPVRYVHSPVETASMSDINNAVKLLVEAIC; this comes from the coding sequence ATGTTTGACTTGCTCAAAAAGTTTACAGGAATCGTTGGAGTATCCGGAAACGAAGAAGAAATAAGGGAAGCTATAATTGAGGAAATTAAAGAATGTGTTGACGAAATAAAAGTTGATACTTTGGGAAACCTTATTGCCGTCAAAAAAGGCAAGGGCAAAAAAATCATGGTGGCGGCTCATATGGATGAGATTGGCGTAATGGTTACATATATAGACGACAAGGGCTTTTTAAGGTTTTCTGCCGTCGGAGGGGTCAGCCGCTATGACTGTATAGGCCAGAGGGTGAAGTTTAAAAACGGAGTTGTCGGAGCTGTTTATTACGAGGAAAAACTTGAGGATATGAAGAATCTCCAGCTTTCCAAAATGTATATAGATATTGGAGCAAGAAGCAGAGAGGAAGCCCTGAAGATGGTAAATATCGGAGATGTCGCCTGCTTTGTCGGAGATGCGGTGCTTCAGGGGGATACCGTGATATCGAAGGCATTGGACAACAGAAGCGGCTGTGCGGTGGTTGTAAAGGCGATAAAAGAGTTGAAAAAGACGGATAATGAAATATATTTTGTGTTTACGGTTCAGGAAGAGGTCGGTTTGAGAGGAGCAAAAACCGCGGCTTTCAGTATAAAGCCTGATATAGCCATAGCTGTGGATGTTACAATGACGGGAGACACACCGGAATCGCATCCTATGGAGGTTAAGTGCGGCGGCGGGCCTGCAATTAAAGTAAAGGATCGTTCCGTCATTTGTCATCCGGAGGTAAGAAAACTTTTGGAAGAGTCAGCAAAAAGGAATAATATTCCTTATCAGTTGGAAATACTTGAAGCAGGAGGGAGCGACCCGGGCTCAATACATTTGACGGCGGGAGGAATACCTTCGGGTGCGATATCCATACCGGTGAGGTATGTTCACAGTCCGGTAGAGACCGCCAGCATGTCGGATATTAATAATGCCGTAAAATTGTTGGTTGAAGCCATTTGCTGA
- the hisC gene encoding histidinol-phosphate transaminase, whose product MSKYWSNIVKKISPYVPGEQPKDKKYIKLNTNENPYPPSEKVLKAISAAVNESLRLYPDPACESLRNTLAKYYGIKASEVFVGNGSDELLAFSFMAFFNPGDTIIFPDITYSFYEVYSSMFSVNYRLIPLDDEFNVPVEEFFTENDGIILANPNAPTGKALPLQSIRKILEKNDDKVVIIDEAYVDFGARSSVPLIKEFENLLVIQTLSKSRALAGLRVGFALGSEQLIEGLDRVKNSINSYTLDRLALIGAEEAIKDHEYFCEIRDKIINTREWVSKKLSSMGFKVIESKANFIFISHPKINGRLLFEKYKENNILVRHFNSPRIDNFLRVSIGSDEEMNIFCEKTKEIIESLN is encoded by the coding sequence ATGAGCAAATATTGGAGTAATATAGTTAAAAAAATAAGTCCATATGTTCCGGGAGAGCAGCCAAAGGACAAAAAGTACATAAAACTGAATACCAATGAAAATCCGTATCCGCCTTCGGAAAAAGTTTTAAAGGCAATTTCAGCGGCGGTAAATGAAAGCCTGAGGTTATACCCGGATCCGGCTTGTGAAAGCTTGAGGAATACTTTGGCTAAGTATTACGGGATTAAAGCTTCGGAAGTTTTTGTGGGTAACGGCTCTGATGAACTTTTGGCTTTTTCGTTTATGGCGTTTTTCAATCCCGGAGACACTATTATTTTTCCGGATATAACCTATAGCTTTTATGAGGTTTATTCCTCGATGTTTTCCGTAAACTACAGGTTGATTCCCTTGGATGATGAATTTAACGTCCCTGTGGAAGAGTTTTTCACCGAAAACGACGGAATAATACTGGCAAACCCGAATGCCCCGACCGGCAAAGCTCTTCCGCTTCAAAGCATAAGAAAAATACTTGAAAAGAATGATGACAAAGTCGTTATTATTGACGAAGCATATGTTGATTTCGGAGCCCGGTCATCTGTACCGTTGATAAAGGAATTTGAAAATCTTTTGGTTATTCAGACACTGTCAAAATCCAGGGCCCTGGCAGGTCTTCGTGTGGGTTTTGCTTTGGGAAGCGAACAGTTGATAGAGGGTTTGGATCGTGTAAAGAATTCCATAAACTCATATACTCTGGACAGACTTGCCCTTATTGGTGCGGAAGAAGCCATAAAGGATCATGAGTATTTTTGTGAAATCAGAGATAAGATAATCAACACCAGGGAGTGGGTTTCAAAGAAGCTGTCTTCCATGGGTTTTAAAGTGATTGAGTCAAAGGCCAACTTCATTTTTATAAGTCATCCAAAAATAAACGGCAGGCTGTTGTTTGAGAAGTATAAAGAAAACAATATCCTGGTTCGGCATTTTAACAGCCCGAGAATTGACAATTTCCTTCGTGTCAGTATCGGTTCTGATGAAGAAATGAATATCTTTTGTGAGAAAACAAAAGAAATTATTGAATCGTTAAATTAA